One Panicum virgatum strain AP13 chromosome 9K, P.virgatum_v5, whole genome shotgun sequence genomic region harbors:
- the LOC120646896 gene encoding pentatricopeptide repeat-containing protein At3g29290-like, producing MSASSRIIGCTCVHPCSMLGPPLLRRRPVRTPTVVDKSGVVAGSALPAMAAELDRKSEHRGSRLHFLEERDEETLSIRLIKLSQSNKVRSATELFDSMRASGLQPSAHACNSLLSCYVRKSSLADAMRMFEFMKEKRMATGHTYTLILKAVASNEGYASALKMFNEIEEQEDSEKIVDVIVYNTMISVCGRAKDWMLVEKLWRKLKESSLNGTLLTYDLLVSIFVQCGQSELAIASYQEMLQNGLDPSEDIMKAIIASCTKEGKWEFALATFSRMLSAGVEPNIILFNSMINALGKACQDELAFRMYHLLTSSGLKPDQYTWSALLSALYKSGRCWDVLELFQGIKANHPTLLNDHLYNIALMSCERLGQWEHGLQLLWMMEKDELKISAVSYNHVICACEVASKPRVALKVYQRMINQRCSPDTFTHLSVIRACIWGSLWNEVEDILEEVAPDSSIYNAVIHGLCLRGKIGLANKVYTKMRSMGLIPDGKTRAFMLQHITTE from the exons ATGAGCGCATCCTCCAG aattatcgggtgtacatgtgtacacccatgttctatgctgggtccgcccctgcTGCGTCGGCGTCCGGTGAGGACGCCGACCGTTGTGGACAAGAGCGGGGTGGTCGCAGGAAGTGCTCTGCCGGCGATGGCGGCAGAGCTGGACAGGAAATCTGAGCATCGTGGGTCGAGGCTGCACTTCTTGGAGGAGAGGGATGAGGAGACGCTGTCGATAAGGTTGATAAAGCTCAGCCAATCCAACAAGGTCAGGAGTGCCACTGAGCTGTTCGACTCAATGCGCGCGTCTGGGCTACAGCCAAGTGCGCATGCCTGTAACTCCCTCTTGTCTTGCTATGTGCGTAAAAGTTCGTTGGCTGATGCGATGAGGATGTTTGAGTTCATGAAGGAGAAACGAATGGCAACAGGGCACACATATACCTTGATTCTTAAGGCTGTTGCAAGCAATGAGGGTTATGCTTCTGCATTGAAAATGTTCAATGAGATTGAAGAGCAGGAAGATTCAGAGAAAATCGTTGATGTGATCGTTTATAATACAATGATATCTGTATGTGGAAGAGCAAAAGACTGGATGCTTGTGGAGAAACTATGGAGAAAGCTAAAGGAAAGTTCTTTGAATGGAACTTTGCTGACCTATGATTTGTTAGTCAGCATATTTGTGCAATGTGGACAGTCTGAGTTAGCTATTGCCTCTTATCAGGAAATGCTCCAGAATGGACTTGATCCGAGCGAAGATATAATGAAGGCTATCATTGCATCCTGCACCAAAGAGGGCAAGTGGGAGTTTGCCCTGGCAACGTTTAGCAGAATGCTCAGTGCTGGAGTGGAGCCAAatatcattttgttcaattCAATGATCAATGCACTCGGGAAGGCTTGTCAAGATGAACTTGCATTCAGGATGTACCATCTACTAACATCTTCAGGCCTTAAGCCTGATCAATATACATGGAGTGCATTACTGTCAGCATTATATAAGTCTGGGCGATGTTGGGATGTCCTGGAGCTTTTCCAAGGAATTAAGGCCAATCATCCGACGCTCTTAAATGATCATCTCTACAACATTGCTTTGATGTCTTGTGAAAGGCTTGGTCAATGGGAACATGGTTTGCAGTTGTTATGGATGATGGAAAAAGATGAACTCAAAATATCGGCAGTATCTTACAATCATGTGATATGTGCTTGTGAGGTTGCTAGCAAGCCAAGAGTTGCTCTTAAAGTGTACCAGCGCATGATTAACCAAAGGTGTTCACCAGACACATTCACACATTTATCTGTTATACGAGCTTGCATCTGGGGATCTCTTTGGAATGAAGTAGAGGATATATTAGAG GAGGTTGCTCCAGATTCTTCAATCTACAACGCCGTCATCCACGGGCTGTGTCTGCGAGGCAAGATCGGGCTAGCCAACAAGGTGTACACGAAGATGCGGAGCATGGGGCTCATACCAGACGGCAAGACGAGGGCGTTCATGCTTCAGCACATCACAACAGAGTAA